The stretch of DNA ACAGAGAGCGAGGGCTGTATTGTCGATGCAAGAGGATAAccatctctctccatctttaGCACCTTGGACagcactctcatgtctgtaccTATATTCACCGTATCGTCTTTACCAAACTAGTCATGACGCTTCATCCTGTTGGATTCAGTTGCATTGTTCATTTTGCCAAACATGCTTAATTTGATACAAAATGATagtatacttttattttgaaggaacaCATAAGATTTAACTTTTGGGTCTGCGTGAATTTataataaatgcttttttaaataattacaactGTTATTTTTGTGCGTATGAATAacatcaaacagcaaaacaccaaaacaacaagtaaacaaaaaagttgttttttagcaaacaAGACAATAGAAGAGATAAGACAAACTGAGTTGCATGATTTTAATTGATCAATTGGTAAATATTCTCTCTACAAAGGCAATTCCTTGGTAAGAGATGTAATGATTGTTAAGACAATATTGACAGAAACGTATACGTCCTGCATCCATGACTGTGATGACAGGTGTTTATATCAACCCCGTTTGGAGCTTCGCCTGCTGCGAGCAGGTGGTGCAGCAGGTTTGGTGCAGGCTGTTTTGCCGCAGCCACATTGCTCCACATGGATGTACGAGAAGGCAACCACATCTCCATTCAGGCAGTGCAGGTCAATGGTGCGACGGCTGGAGCGTGTCTCCCTACAGCAGGTGCAGGAATGCTCCatagcagctgctgctgcagagtacCTGAAGAAAGTAGAAGCAGGACTGATTAATAAACTCAAAATCTGCACAAACTGCATCTAGATAACTTTCGATTTCCTCATCCTCATGGTTTGTGAGTATTCAGAGAGATGAGAAATAGGCATAATATCACCCTTACATGGTGTAAGTGTTGCAGGATCCTTCACAATATGGCACATCCACCTCACTGTAAGACTGGCATCTATTGTGcgtgatgtgttttttcatgGAGACTAACTTGCAGCCGTTCTCCTTCTCAACACCTTTTCAGAACAGACGCacagttagtttgttttcatttaaatgccTTCTGccaaaaagtaaagtaaatggTATACTCACAAATTTTACAGCAGCCATCTGCTGATGTCTGAATAGTGCCCTAAGGAGGAAAATTCACAATATCAACATAGTTTGTTCTAACAAATGttctcaaagacacacacagtccaGATTCATCTGCTGGGAGTCAAAAATGATACTTACAGGTTGGCAGTTTTTGGGGTTGAACGGCGGGCAGACAATGTGAGAATTGAATGTTGTTAAAGTGTTTCCGATCTTAATGCAGGTGTAATGCAGACACTTATTCTCAGGTGGTGCCCAGGTATCTCCAGGCTGGAGggtggtacacacacacacacacacacacacacacacacacacacacacagatgtgttgAAATCATGAGGTTCTTTCTGCTATTAACTATTATCATGTAGAATCACAGCCAACAGAGATGATTCAGTTTACCTTCAAGAGCTTGTTGGTACCATTAACACTGGCAACACAGTGAGTCTGTACACACTTCCCACAACATGCATCTGAATCAGTCTCTTCCTGATATTCATATCCCTGAAAGAAATGTGGGGAATGAAGTTGACAAGTCATGTTTATGTGTTAACTTTCCCAGAAAACATATGCggagaaaaacaaattgtatCGCGAGTATAACAGGTGTCATTTTTCTCACCAGGTCACAGTTTTCGtcacatttcacaaaatcacAACGTATTTTAAATAGACTAGTTTCAGGATCCACCTCCCGGGTACAGAAACATTCCTGACATTCAGGCCCAGGAACTGGAGATCCAGGCTAGcaatcaaaaaagaaatgtgtgtttttagccatacACAACTTGGGCAGCAGATATTGTTAAATGACAAGAATTGTATATTAACAaatcatgatatatatatatgtatgtaattaTTACAGAATCCTATTTCTTACTTACCAGGTATTCAATTTCTTTGTGAACACaaacttttttggccactagAAAAGGGTAAGATGATGGAAATCAGGTAAAAGTGTCAGTACTGTCATTAGGTTTAATATGAAaccaaagtgaaaaaatgagCTCACCGCATGTGCGTTCTGGACAGCATCTTCCCTCAGGAACACGGTCCTCTGACTCATATCCTGCCCCGCACTTCTTGTCAATGGGTGGGCAAATGTTGCTGTGACATTCTGAGATGATAAACGGTGATAGTAAATATTTAAGAACCATCAATATCGTTAACAACGTGAAGCAatcaaaaaagcaaatgtgcGTTGATGCTGCATGTCTTACGGCAAACAAAGGTATAACAGCAGGAGTCTGCTGGATCCGTTTCGTTGACAAGGATGAACCCATCACCAGTACAGCTTATTATAGGCGGTATTGGGCACGTCTTCGGCTGGCATGTCACAGTCTTGGTGGCTTCCAGACAGATGCAGTTTTGGCATTTGTACTCAAACTTCTCATTAaactaaaagaataaaaaacagttgtgaCTTATTGTCTCCtttcagaaaacacagattAGGATTTTAGCTGAACATGAACTGAAGACTCACCTCACGAGGATTGCCCTCAGGATCAAGACatcctgttaaaaaaatgagtaCTTCATGATTGATatgttatacacacacacacacacacacacacacacacatatataaataaatatatatatatatattagtcaATGATAAGTCTTAAGAATACATCCCACACTTACCACACTTATCAACACATATGCCAGACTCTTTGTTGAAGAGTTTCATTCCATCTGGACAAAAGCAGCCCTCAGTGGTGAAGTTCATGGTTGGTTCATTTGGACTGTAATATTGAATCATCGAGAGAGAGCACATAGTttgcattatttctttttttttcacattttttttttcacatattacattttactcTACTCCACTTATTGCCACTATgctgttcaattttttttttcacttttttttgccactatTCACTGTTATCTTTGCTTcaggaaatgtgcaaaatgaactgtaaaattaaactttattttttaaaatttattgtCAGATctgttgtgctgtgttcaaacgcctttcacaagcattttgagcttttgaaacctaagcaaattggtttgaattattttaaaaccaacttggcaagagatgtcccaaaaattgcaagaaatcattataacgtgacaagaaaattatctaaaaatattgtttcaaaaaaaggggaggattatctacattttttcaaaaaagggacaaatgaccagaaaattttaataaaaccaTAAgagttttagatttaaaatctgatagattatatatatatttgtgtgtgtgtgtgtgtttttcagttctaatattattttattgtggttatttatttatttatgtgcttatttttaggtaattttttcgTATCTTTCTgccttatttttttgcaaaatttttgagccatgtcttgttaagttggtgttgccttctccccatgtttttgagagaaatcgaACAAATTTgttccagtttcaaagggttaaacttacTTGTCTTCACAGGTTGGCTGTTCAGCAGGACCACATGGCTTGTACACTTTGTTAGATAGGCAGTCACTTTctgttggtgaaaaaaaaaaaagaatttaattggttgtttttaaaatacacactgCCTTCCcactatatataaaaaagatttGCAGCAGCCTGCTCAGTGTGTACTAGTGTTGCCTCCCTGAAATAAGGAGACTGATAATAAAATACTTCAGTGACGTTTTCGCAGCAAATCCTCAGGTATGAGGACtgagacaaaaataatgaatcagGAACAGGATCTTATATTAAGATCACCTTGTAAAGCGCAAATAAACCACTTTTACATCAAAAATGtatcaatgaaaaacaaagtaaacaatatAACCAGCTTATTTAGCACTTTTACCATGTGACTGACTTAAacaattttacataatttaatgattttagtCAATCCTTGTGAACTTTAACTCACAGATGCAGGTGGTTAACTTAACTACAGATTTAACATTACAAATCATTTCAGGGCTTTTTATAAACAGGTTATGAGTATTGCTTTTTAACTTGCTGCAGTAGATGCAAAAAGAGTAAAATCAATGAGCTGCCCCTCTTGATTTCACTGATCCCATTTACAGCATTTACGGTAAAAATAACGAGGGCTTACTTACCACACTGTGTTGTGTGGTTCCTCCAGTGCAGACAAACTCCAGCCTGAGCACAAGCAGCCGCATAAGTCTGCAAACTTGTGCACTCAACTGCTGGGTTGGAAACATGGCAGCTATCAAAAACACAACCTTGGTAGAAATTTTCAGGAGAGACAAAGGGATGGCATGCTGCAAAGAGACTGTgaaagtaaaacacacaaaaaaaatgaaaatcaaattatGAAAAGTTAAATTGTTTTAACTGCAATGTGTCAAACTTATAGACTACTTATTGTGTCTACCTGCTCCTAAGCAGGTGACATATGGAGTCTGGCTTGCATGGAGTTAAGGTTGGTGGAGGTTCAGGTATATCGGTGGGCAGCACAGATGGCATGTGGCAGTTGGGCTGGTAAATGTGTCTAGCTGGCCAATAGTCGGCCATCACCGCACAGCTCTTCACCAGCCGGCCTCCAGGCAACATGCAGTCATCATCTCGGTTGTTAGTGCAGGTTCCTAACAACGGAGTAAACAAACAATTAATATTACATTCTCACCTCAAACAAATCATTTACCAATTGGCTACTGGAGAAAGATATGCTCTTACCACAATGACCCTGTGTGTTACTGCCAAAGTTTTGATTCGGAAGGAAAACCCTAAAGCCAGTTATTccaaatgtaatgaccacgccaagACGAGGGATCTCAAAAACCAAGTTCATGCCAGAATCCAAAACCTTAACATTGTTTTGTGAATAAGGTAGTTTCAGACGTTGTCCGTTTTTCAGTGCCTAAAGGGGAAAATAAGTTAATACAACatatgacatgaaaaaatatatcacTCTATGATAAAAGGATCCGTCATTGTGATCCCATCTATCCATCTACTTTCATGTGACCATTTATTGTTTTACCTCCAACTCGACAGCTCCAAGAAGGTTGTGATTGATGAGTGTGATAACTTCTGAATTATATGATATAATTATTGATCTTGGACAAGAAACATCTTCAACAGGATCACAAAAGACATTGTCGATATAAATGCTCAAATAATGTCTTGGTTGAATCTCTTCCATCAAAATATAAGTACAGTTTCCTTGATAACTGTAGTAGAGTCCATCAAATGTGATGTAATGAGGATCTCCCCAGCCTTCACATACACCTgaagagaaatataaataacattaaaaccaTGTATgtatttcaaagaaaaacacagcaatcCATAAACACGTCAAACATCTTTTTAACCACAAAATGGCTTACAGTCACAAGCGTAATGCTTGCAGCAGCCATACTTATCCGACACAAGAACTGGCTGCAGCCCATTAGCACAAGTGATGTTCTTGAGTGGTGGACATTCATATGGAACTATTACAACTGTGTTGTTCTCTATGCATTTGGCCATGGTGCAGTTGCAGATTATGAATGTCTCATTTTGCTgatgtgaagagaaaaaaaaggaggaaaatcagtgctttgaaatattttgcaattaatgcaagtatatattttaatgtgctAAATACATACTTCTACAGCCCAATCAGGACATATAGGAGGTTTGGGTGTAGTTGTAGGCATGGTCGTAGTCGTGGTCGGGCAAGGTGCAGTCTTGTTTTGAAGCTCACAAATATAAGAGCATATCATTGTGAGACATACACCTGATCCAATTGGTTTCATGTGGAATATTGTCTCCCCtaaaggtgagaaaaaaagatttatttattatgtaaatgttGTTGCTAATAATTTAACAGTGGTACAATGTAAAAAGAAAGAGGACTCAAAGCTCATCACTGTCAAAGGGATAATTGTTGTGTCTTGTCTTACCTGGCTTATATTGATGGCCATCAACTATGCAGACACAGGGGGTAGTGGTTGGCTCCCTAGTTGTCGTAGTAGGGGTAGTCGTAGGTGTGGTTGTTGTAGTTGGTGTTTCACTTGTAGTAGTGGGTGTAGTTGTCGTTGGTGTTTCAATTGTAGTTgtggttggtgtttcagttgtagtggtgggtgtagttgtggttggtgtttcagttgtggttgtggttgtggttggtGTTTCATTTGTAGTGGTTGGTGTAGTTGTGGTGGGTGTTTCAGTTGTAAAAGTGGTAGTggttgttggtgtttcagttgtagttgttGGTGATTCAGTTGTAGTCGTGGGTGTAGTTgtggttggtgtttcagttgctgtagtgggtgtagttgtggttggtgtttcagttgtagaaGTGGCAGTggttgttggtgtttcagttgtagttgttggtgtttcagttgtagtaggtgtagttgttggtgtttcagttgtagtagtggatgtagttgtagttggtgtttcagttgtagtagtgGGTGTGTTGTAGTAGTGGATGTagttgttggtgtttcagttgtagtcgTGGGTGTAGTTGTTGTTGGCGTTTCAGTTGTTGTAGTGGGTGTTGTAGTTGTTGGTGTTTCAGCTGTAGTGGTAAGTGTGGTTGTGGTGGGTGTTTCAGTTGAAGTAATGGTTATagttgttggtgtttcagttgtagtagtTGTTGGCTTAGTTGTGtgggtgtttcagttgtagtagtggatgtggttggtgtttcagttgtagttgttggtgtttcagtgGTAGTTGTGGTtgtagttggtgtttcagttgtagaaGTGGCAGTggttgttggtgtttcagttgtagttgttggtgtttcagttgtagtagtggatgtagttgtagttggtgtttcagttgtagtagtgggtgtagttgtggttggtgtttcagttgtagttgtggttgttgttggtgtttcagttgtagttgtaggtgtagttgttgttggtgtctcagttgtagttgtggttgttgttggtgtttcagttgtagttgtaggtgtagttgttgttggtgtCTCAGTTGTAGAAGTGGCAGTggttgttggtgtttcagttgtagttgttggtgtttcagttgtactAGGTGTagttgttggtgtttcagttgtagtgggtgtagttgtagttggtgtttcagttgaaTAGTAGTGGGTGTAGTTGTGGTTGGTGTTTCAATTGTAGAAGTGGCAGTggttgttggtgtttcagttgtagttgttggtgtttcagttgtagtagtgggtgtagttgttgttggtgtctcagttgtagttgtggttgttgttggtgtttcagttgtagttgttGGTGTCGCAGTTGTAGAAGTGGCAGTggttgttggtgtttcagttgaagttgttggtgtttcagttgtagtagttgatgtagttgttggtgtttcagttgtagtaggtgtagttgttggtgtttcagttgtagtagtgggatgtagttgtagttggtgtttcagttgtagtagtgggtgtagttgtggttggtgtttcagttgtagaaGTGGCACTggttgttggtgtttcagttgtagttgttggtttttcagttgtagtagtgggtgttgttgttggtgtctCAGTTGTAGTTGTGGTggttgttggtgtttcagttgtagttgttggtgttttcagttgtagtagttgatgtagttgttggtgtttcagttgtagttgttggtgtttcagttgtagtagttgatgtagttgttggtgtttcagttgtagtaggTGTAGTTGTTGGTTTTCAGTTGTAGTAGTGGATGTAGTtgtagttggtgtttcagttgtagtagtgGGTGTAGTAGTTGTTGGTGTCGCAGTTGTAGAAGTGGCAGTggttgttggtgtttcagttgtagttgttggtgtttcagttgtagtagttgatgtagttgttggtgtttcagttgtagtaggtgtagttgttggtgtttcagtttgTAGTAGTGGATGTAGTtgtagttggtgtttcagttgtagtagtgggtgtagttgtggttggtgtttcagttgtagaaGTGGCACTggttgttggtgtttcagttgtagttgttggtttttcagttgtagtagtgggtgtag from Plectropomus leopardus isolate mb unplaced genomic scaffold, YSFRI_Pleo_2.0 unplaced_scaffold3838, whole genome shotgun sequence encodes:
- the LOC121938951 gene encoding intestinal mucin-like protein, with translation MKPIGSGVCLTMICSYICELQNKTAPCPTTTTTMPTTTPKPPICPDWAVEQNETFIICNCTMAKCIENNTVVIVPYECPPLKNITCANGLQPVLVSDKYGCCKHYACDCVCEGWGDPHYITFDGLYYSYQGNCTYILMEEIQPRHYLSIYIDNVFCDPVEDVSCPRSIIISYNSEVITLINHNLLGAVELEALKNGQRLKLPYSQNNVKVLDSGMNLVFEIPRLGVVITFGITGFRVFLPNQNFGSNTQGHCGTCTNNRDDDCMLPGGRLVKSCAVMADYWPARHIYQPNCHMPSVLPTDIPEPPPTLTPCKPDSICHLLRSSLFAACHPFVSPENFYQGCVFDSCHVSNPAVECTSLQTYAAACAQAGVCLHWRNHTTQCESDCLSNKVYKPCGPAEQPTCEDNPNEPTMNFTTEGCFCPDGMKLFNKESGICVDKCGCLDPEGNPREFNEKFEYKCQNCICLEATKTVTCQPKTCPIPPIISCTGDGFILVNETDPADSCCYTFVCQCHSNICPPIDKKCGAGYESEDRVPEGRCCPERTCVAKKVCVHKEIEYLPGSPVPGPECQECFCTREVDPETSLFKIRCDFVKCDENCDLGYEYQEETDSDACCGKCVQTHCVASVNGTNKLLKPGDTWAPPENKCLHYTCIKIGNTLTTFNSHIVCPPFNPKNCQPGTIQTSADGCCKICVEKENGCKLVSMKKHITHNRCQSYSEVDVPYCEGSCNTYTMYSAAAAAMEHSCTCCRETRSSRRTIDLHCLNGDVVAFSYIHVEQCGCGKTACTKPAAPPARSRRSSKRG